From the genome of Triticum aestivum cultivar Chinese Spring chromosome 3B, IWGSC CS RefSeq v2.1, whole genome shotgun sequence, one region includes:
- the LOC123068341 gene encoding mannose-6-phosphate isomerase 1, whose protein sequence is MGAPSTSPAPSPPAPHEASPPNDEASPELPLLRLRCGVQQYAWGRRGASSLVARLSGIAADPDPAVPYAELWMGTHPAAPSAVLPGGEPLGAWLARHPAALGPAVAARWAGDLPFLFKVLSVAKPLSIQAHPDKGLAELLHAMRPATYRDANHKPEMAVAVTEFRALFGFAGIQELKDVIRTVPEVAGLIGHEDADKLMTIKEYHGGNDIKSSLQSAFAKLMTASKEAVSEAVNKLKGRLNDESKIRTLTEKEELVLSLERQYPEDVGVLAALLFNYVKLSPGEAIYIGANEPHAYLSGECIECMATSDNVVRAGLTPKYRDVQTLCSMLTYKQIFPEILRGVPVQPHVRRYTPPTDEFEVDCCLLPPGEVAVMPPVPGPSIFLVMAGEGEVQADSMSGGEKAKEGDVFFVPAHTEVSLSASGHASMQLYRAGVNSRVLYSSNAAAAAAAGKRSQLQNICDMAS, encoded by the exons ATGGGAGCTCCCtccacctcgccggcgccctccCCTCCGGCGCCGCACGAGGCCTCCCCGCCGAACGACGAGGCCTCGCCGGAGCTGCCGCTGCTGCGGCTGCGCTGCGGCGTGCAGCAGTACGCGTGGGGCCGGCGCGGCGCGTCCTCCCTCGTGGCGCGCCTCTCCGGCATCGCCGCCGACCCGGACCCGGCCGTCCCCTACGCGGAGCTCTGGATGGGCACGCACCCGGCCGCGCCCTCCGCCGTGCTCCCCGGCGGCGAGCCGCTCGGCGCCTGGCTCGCGCGCCACCCCGCCGCGCtcggccccgccgtcgccgcgcgcTGGGCCGGCGACCTGCCGTTCCTCTTCAAG GTGCTGTCGGTGGCGAAGCCGCTGTCGATCCAGGCGCACCCGGACAAGGGGCTGGCGGAGCTGCTGCACGCCATGCGGCCGGCCACGTACCGGGACGCCAACCACAAGCCGGAGATGGCCGTCGCCGTCACCGAGTTCCGGGCGCTCTTCGGCTTCGCCGGCATCCAG GAGCTCAAGGATGTTATAAGGACTGTACCTGAAGTCGCAGGGCTGATCGGACATGAAGATGCTGACAAGCTTATGACCATCAAAGAGTATCATGGGGGTAATGATATAAAATCCAGTCTGCAATCAGCATTCGCTAAGCTAATGACAGCGAGTAAAGAAGCAGTTTCCGAAGCAGTTAATAAATTGAAGGGTCGCCTGAATGATGAGAGCAAG ATTCGGACCTTAACAGAGAAGGAAGAACTCGTTTTGTCGCTGGAGAGACAGTATCCAGAAGATGTTGGTGTTCTAGCCGCACTTCTCTTCAACTATGTCAAGCTCAGTCCCGGTGAAGCAATTTATATCGGCGCCAACGAACCGCACGCGTACCTGTCCGGGGAATGCATCGAGTGCATGGCTACTTCGGACAACGTTGTTCGCGCTGGTTTGACACCTAAGTACAGAGATGTGCAGACCCTCTGCTCCATGCTAACATACAAACAG ATCTTCCCTGAAATACTGCGAGGGGTGCCCGTGCAGCCACACGTACGACGCTACACCCCTCCGACCGACGAGTTCGAGGTCGACTGCTGCTTGCTGCCCCCAGGCGAAGTGGCTGTCATGCCACCGGTACCAGGCCCATCCATCTTCCTTGTCATGGCCGGGGAGGGCGAGGTTCAGGCAGACTCCATGTCAGGCGGCGAGAAGGCGAAGGAAGGCGACGTCTTCTTCGTGCCGGCGCACACCGAGGTTAGCCTCTCCGCTTCTGGCCATGCGTCGATGCAACTCTACAGAGCTGGGGTGAACAGCAGAGTGTTGTATTCCTccaacgctgctgctgctgctgctgcggggaAGAGGTCCCAGCTGCAGAACATATGCGACATGGCGAGTTAG